The genomic stretch tttaaagtttttaatGTTGGCCTTTATATTTTGTTGAGTTGTTTTGCAAATTTAGATTTTAGTTAGTCTGATCATCTAAAATTTGCTAATGCATCTGCTacatatttttgaaatttacctccagcttttgatttttttttgcccAGTTTTAATCCATTTAATAGTTTCTCAAAACAATCGTTGTAACAATTGGTAAGGGCATTTTTTATGCCAATTTACGTTCTCTCTCCAACAATTATTTTCCTATTCTACCTTTTTTTGATTTGGGATTACATGTTACACAAAAGTTTCAAATAAGGGagctaaatgaaaatttcaaaagttGAGAGGAActgagtgaaattgtcaaaaacctcgaGGGAGGATTTTGAAATTATACctactttttttttggcaagAACATTTCAACTATTATCACTCATAAACTTTTTCGTGCTTTTTATGTTGGTACACATATTTTGTCCTCCATTAGACTCATGAATGCTCTAAGCATTATGATGGTTTCTTTTCTAAGATACGCTGGCCTATGTGTTATACTCCGTTAGTTAAAATTTTTGCTTAATGACATGATACACTATTGACTGTTATGAGATGAAACAGGAAAGAAAGTGAAGCATTCAGTTTTGTTAGCATCTAAAAATGCAACGAAAGATAGTTGACACATATAAAGAATATGTGGGAAAAAGTAGTTTATTATTGTACCAACAAAAAGGCATGTCCAATTCTTATATTTCAGTATTGTTCTATGCTTGATGCAAACTAATATTGTTCTGTATTTAATGAAAACTAATGCAGCATTAATTTAATATGGTGTTCCTAATAAATGTACAGTGCAAAATTAGTGCATCAATATTGTATAGGTAATTAATGTAATTTTGGTATTAATTGGAACTAATTTCTCAATTGGGTCATCATCATGTAGTTGTACTCGTATTTGTGCATTGGTTGTTGATCTTTTTAGTCTTTCAGCAATTGATGTGGCAAAAGAATTTGGCATCCCATCTTATGTATTCTATCCCACCACAGCTACGTGCTTCTCCTTGGTCTTGCATATGCCGGAGCTGGATAAAATTTACCCCGGCGAATATAGGGACTTGCCTGAACCAATCGAGTTACCCGGGTGTTTCCCGTTGCACGGGAAGGACCTCATGGACCCGGTTCAAGATAGGAAGGGTAAGGCCTACAAAAGGTTGCTGCAGAAACGCGACCGCTACAATTCAGCACAAGGGATATTGATTAATAGTTTTATGGACTTGGAACCGGGTCCAATTCGGGCTCTGAAGGAAGGTAGAGTATTGTCCTTGAAACCACCGGTTTATCCGGTTGGACCGTTGGTTCAAGGCAGCGGTATAATATCATCCCGCGGAATACACGAATCTGAATCGCCAGGATATTGTTTGAAATGGCTAGATGAGCAGCCGGAGGTGTCGGTTTTGTTTGTTTCGTTTGGGAGCGGGGGAACGTTGTCTCAGAAGCAGTTGAATGAATTGGCTTTTGGACTGGAAATGAGTGAAGAGAGATTTCTTTGGGTTGTTAGAAGCCCAAATGAGAAGGCTGCGAATGCAGCCTTTTTTGGTGTCGAAAGCGTGGAAAGTCCTTTCGATGTTCTTCCCGAGGGGTTTTCAGAGAGGACTAAAGAGAAGGGTCTTGTGGTAGCCTCATGGGCTCCTCAAATTCAAGTCCTCAGCCATGGCGCAACTGGGGGTTTTCTCACTCATTGTGGGTGGAACTCAGTTCTGGAGAGCATAGTGCATGGGGTGCCTTTGATTGCATGGCCACTTTATGCTGAGCAAAAGATGAATGCTGTATTGTTAACTGAAGATTGGAAGGTTGCCTTGAGGGTTAAGCTGGATGAAAAATGGACTGGTGGGGAAAGAAGAAGTTGCAAACTTGGCAAAAGGCCTAATTggaggaggagaagaaggaAAGGGACTTGGGCTCAAGATGAAAGATCTTAAAGGTGCAGCTGCAAGGGCTTTGAGAGAGGATGGATCATCGGTTAAGGCACTTGCTGAAGTGGCTCATAGATGGAGTTCCTTTAACGTGCAAAAGTAAAATTCTTCTACATCACAGTCCACCACCTACTCTGAAATTTTGTCCAGGGTGACTTATAAATCAACGGCTTCCATGTTTcttttacaagaaaaaaagGAGCTCAATTAAGGAATCGAGCTTGTTTTAACTCTTGAAAAAGATGAGCTGGATTAAGGAATTAAGCTTGTTTTAATGTAGCATCACTTCAAGACTTACACTTgaggtgcgtttgataaaactgaaatctgaaaacTAAAATtggaatccattaaattattgaattgttaagttattaaatcaaatacatttGAATGTATATCATATCTagtaataagtgaatagtttatcatttatttttgagAGTAAGTtttgccacttaattaattcatatattcaattttttattcTCAAACGCATCTGAACATATTAAGAACtaaattcattaattttaagtgttgaattggattatcaaacaaaACCTTGATCACTCCCAAACTTTTGACTATTAATCAAGCTAAGTATTCAGCCCACAGCATTCTCCTTCAAAGGAGTATTTGCATCCTCCTAAAATGCCGAAAAGAGAAGAGAGCCCTTAGTCACTGGGCCCGTTAGAGAGACAGAATTAAAAGCAGCCCAACCCCAGGGCCATATGAGTAATCTTCATTCATAGCATGTAAACTAATTACCTAGTAGAGaacattaaaattttcaaatgaaccCAAAAACCTAAAACCCTAGCGAAAAATCTGAGAAAGGGGTTTAGGATCAGCAGATGGAGGAGACAATACTGACACTGGATCAGGATACTACTTGTACAGCTTGGAATTATAGTGGGCAAAGACTAGCTGCTGGCTCCATCAATGGGACATTAGCCATTTACGATTCAAAGGATCCAGCTTCTTCATCCTTCACCTGCACTTCCAGATTTAAGGTGCGTCACAAAAATTTACTGCACCCATTTCttgccttttttctttttgccctTTTTAATGTGCAATTTGCTAGTTGCTGCTATAAATGCAGTGGGCTTTAAATTGTTAAGTTAATAATCATCTTTTCTTGAAGATTTTGTTGGGTTTTGTTTAATTTGTGAAAAGGATATAGATTTTGGTGACAAAAACTTATTCGAAAACTTACTCGTTGAGCAGGGTTTTCGGTGTTGAGAAAGTAACATTTCTGGGTGTAGTTCTTCTTATCACTGCTCTGAGgcaataaataaaaataaaaggaactTTAACTGTAGTGGAAATGCTTCATTTTCTAAAGTTGTAGCTTTGGAGTTGATGTTTCTGTGAACTTAAACACTCAAATTAGTTGTTTGTTCTTTGTATGGTCAACTGCTGTATTCTGATGTTGTATTTGTCTGAGATTCAAATTCCAAACATGATGCAATTTCTTATGCAAATTAGGTGCAAGAAACAAGCATTCTGAAAATTGTCTGGGTTCCTCCAGAGTTTGGAGACGCAGTTGCCTGCATTTGCTCTGATGGAAGTTATTCATTGTGGGAAGAAGTTGTGGAAGGTACTTATTGAGTTTAATACACGGTGTTTATCCTTGAAGTTATAGTCCTATATAAAAATTGTTACCACAATCTTTTGAAATGCTGGGCTTGTTCAGTAGGACCAATCAGTGCATCAAATGTTTAATCTTAGACCATGTAACCTGACTCTCATCATTCTATTCGTTTGGTAATTCTTTAGATGCTGATATTCTCCAGTGGAAGCTGTGCAAACGCTTTGACAGGAACTCAAGTCGAGTTTTAGACATTCAATTTGGAGTCCTTGCCACATGTTTGAAATTGGTAAGTTTTGGACTTAGTTCTTGACGACTTCAATCTCATTATGCAtgtcatgtcatgaacaatTGACAAGGGCTTATAGCAAAAGGAAGAACTAAAAGTTCTGCATTTCTTCAACCACCAAAATCTAAAAGTCTGCAGAGTATTACATTGTAATTATATTGAAGAAGGCCCAGTAACATCTTTTCTCATTATTTGTACTTTCTGATGCATGTGTGATCAATGGGGAAATTATTGATAGAATTATCTCTTAGATATATTGTCTATTACTGTATCAATGTGTTGAAGAAGTTTCTCTGTATTTTTTTGCCGCATTGATTCCTCATGCTACGTTTTACCTAGTCTTTGAAGTTTGAATAATCCAGCATGCCTGATATAACACTCTAAGCCTTGTTTGCAGTGACACTGTATATTGTACTTGAAAAAATTGAGAAACTGTTTCTGGATATTTAATAACAATTGCAACTCTGCATTGAAATTTCTAGTAGTGGGGCAATGGGAATTACAAATTCCAATTTCTGAGCCGAAATAACTTGTAaggtttttctatttttctgcATCACTATGTGCCTAGTAAGTGGCCcccttctttgttttttggttcTGCATCAGTGTGTGGCTTGTAAGTGGCCCCCTTCTTTTTGGGTTTTATTTGTTGTTGAAGGAAAAACTCCAATTAGCCAGTGAGTGAATGCTTTGTTGTTCACTTAATGGTACTTAAAAGTAAGTTTATAGGGATATGAACACAGACTACATATGTTGAGTGCTTTTTCTACTCTATATTAAGTCATTATTCTGTAggttattgttcaagaatttgtAGTGCCTGATAAGGTTGCATTGTTTTTTTGGGTACATCTGGAAGAAAAGACTTGTTATCCTTCCATTCACTACACAAAGCTTCTTTTATGAATATTGATAATAAATGTTCCTGATAAAGTTGTATTAGTCATGTGTATGTCTGGAAGGAAAGAAGGGTAGCTTCTGAAAGTGAGATGCTACCCGATATGATCTTCCTATAGTAAAACCTTTGTAATTGTCTACTTGCAGCACTCAACAAGTAGAGTTCTTGTACGCTCAATTCTGAGGTACAGGGTGTATATGCACCAGTTTAATGACAATGCAGTGTTGTTTCTGCTGTATATACATCTGTGGCTGGCTTCCTATTTCTCATTAAGGAACctttggatgatttttgtgACTTTCAATGGACTTAATTAATCACCAAAAGGAAATGGTCTAATAGTAGAACTCCTGATGCGATGCTCTGATGTATATTTAGCCAGAATTTTTCTAACAGGATGAGGGAATCGTTCAGCCCTGCCCTATTGAATGAATAAGGAGAGACATATTCCATGACTCTGCCATTCTTATGCTACTCATTCTTTACTCCCCCTGTATCTTCTTAAAGGAGTTTTTGCAAGAAAGAGTTGACTTCTGCCCCCCTCCTGGAGTTCAAAACATTTACAGTTCTGCTAATCTCCATTCTTATCTTATGATTGAACTGCTGTGGCTTAGCTAATATAACTAATTTaaatttaagttttttttttcattcctgCTGTTATTTATTCCATATGTGCAACAAGTTGCTTAATTATGTCACTTTTGTGTCTTTTCCAGGTTGCTGCATACTCAGATGGTCAAGTGAAAATCTTTGATCTCCTTGATCCCCTGGATTTGATAAATTGGCAACTTCAGGTGGTTGTTCTATATCACTTAATTACTTTATATTACTGCAAACTAGTCACAGCAAGTATTGCTGCGATTTCTTTTGGCTTTGGAGTTCCAAGGCTTTTGTGTCTTATAGCAATTGTTCTCCTTTTTCCCTTTATtctctctttccttcttttgtttCAATAATATTCATGGTTCAAGTATTGAGTAGATTTCCCCTGCCCCCTGCACCCTCAGATCCTAATACTTGTATGTGCTGGAAGACTTTTAATATTCACATTAACAAACATgatattttgatcttttgagaatGGTGGGTCTGAATATTGTCCTTGTAGGCTGAATTTCAGAATGTCATTGAATCTACATCCAAATTTGGTAGACCTTTGTGCTTGTCTGCAGCAGTGTGTTGGAATCCTCAAAGGGGTGAACTCCAGCAGTCAAGCTTTGTTTTGGGTTTCAATTCAGATATTCCGCAACTCAATTCCTCTAAGGTATTACAgattctttcttccttctttcttcacCTCACGCTACAGACACTTGATGGAAACATAAGGTTTTGACTCTTTTACCTGTTTGATATTCAGCATCAAAACTTGTTTGTTCACATAGTTTATTATTAGAATAACTAGTTACAAATGCTTAGTTTCTCACAGTGTGCTGTTTGTTGTATGAAGAGGATCCTGTCAATTGTTTAACTGTTAAGCTTGTGCATGACTTAAATGTCCCATAGTTCTTATTGCATGAAATGCACATATGTTGGTCCATATGGTGATGCATTATCATCAGGTAGCTTCCATTTCTGTTAAATATGAGGGGTGGCACTGTATGTGTTAATTGAGATTTTTTATCTTGTCCAATTGAAAATCATCATTGTCCAAGTATTGAGTGAACAACGAAGTGCTGGGTGAGACTTGCCCTGGAGGTTTCCATTGTATGACCTTTTTATAGGCTTCCACAGGTTTGGGAATTTGATCAGGATCACCAGAGATGGCTACCTGTTGCTGAATTGGCTTTGCCAGAAG from Coffea eugenioides isolate CCC68of chromosome 8, Ceug_1.0, whole genome shotgun sequence encodes the following:
- the LOC113779865 gene encoding protein SEH1, producing the protein MEETILTLDQDTTCTAWNYSGQRLAAGSINGTLAIYDSKDPASSSFTCTSRFKVQETSILKIVWVPPEFGDAVACICSDGSYSLWEEVVEDADILQWKLCKRFDRNSSRVLDIQFGVLATCLKLVAAYSDGQVKIFDLLDPLDLINWQLQAEFQNVIESTSKFGRPLCLSAAVCWNPQRGELQQSSFVLGFNSDIPQLNSSKVWEFDQDHQRWLPVAELALPEDKGDQVFAVEWAPNIGRPYEVIAVATCKGISMWHVGSNHDPNGRLSVERVALLSGHNGEVWQMEWDISGMTLATTGSDGVVKLWQSNLNGVWHEQALFEPTS